From Lolium perenne isolate Kyuss_39 chromosome 5, Kyuss_2.0, whole genome shotgun sequence, a single genomic window includes:
- the LOC127304538 gene encoding heat shock cognate 70 kDa protein-like has translation MAGTKTKVDGPAIGIDLGTTYSCVAVWRPVHQRVEVIANDQGNRTTPSCVAFTDSWRLIGDAAMNQAAMNPVNTVFDVKRLIGRRFSDVSVQGDMKLWPFKVISGPGDRPTIMVQYRGEEKHFAAEEISSMVLVKMRETAEAYLGKEVENAVITVPVYFNDSQRQATIDAGAIAGLNVMRILNEPSAAAIAYGLDKMYETCEVKTVLIFDFGGGTLDISVIDIDNDIFTVKATSGDTHLGGEDLNNRMVEHFVQDFLTKHKSDMGNNPRALMRLRTACERAKRMLSSTAQTKFEIDSLHDGIDFYGSISRARFEELNIDLFRKCMDLVEKCLGDAKMHKSQIHDVVLVGGSTHIPKVQQLLQDFFDGKKLCKRVSPDEAVAHGAAVQAAILNGEYDQKAQDFLLLDVTPLSLGVQIVGGVMSVLIPRNSTIPVKRDGPYTTTYDNQTSVCFPVYEGEGELTKDNNRLGQFTLNNVPPAPMGMAQLRVTYEVEANGVMKVSAEDLTTGNMSNITITSDKGGLSKEEIERMVRDADKYKSEDKKKMKNVKKEGGCP, from the exons ATGGCAGGCACGAAGACGAAGGTCGACGGGCCGGCGATCGGGATCGACCTCGGGACGACCTACTCGTGCGTGGCTGTGTGGCGACCTGTGCATCAACGCGTGGAGGTCATCGCCAACGACCAGGGAAACCGCACCACGCCGTCTTGTGTGGCATTCACCGACTCCTGGCGGCTCATAGGCGACGCGGCCATGAATCAGGCCGCCATGAACCCCGTCAACACTGTCTTCG ATGTGAAGCGACTGATTGGCCGGCGATTCAGCGATGTGTCAGTGCAAGGAGATATGAAACTATGGCCCTTCAAAGTGATTTCAGGACCCGGTGACCGGCCGACGATCATGGTGCAGTACAGAGGCGAGGAGAAGCACTTTGCGGCCGAAGAGATCTCTTCCATGGTGCTCGTTAAGATGCGTGAGACCGCTGAGGCCTACCTCGGTAAGGAGGTGGAGAATGCTGTCATCACTGTCCCGGTGTACTTCAATGACTCACAGCGCCAGGCCACCATCGACGCTGGTGCTATTGCTGGCCTCAACGTTATGCGCATCCTCAACGAGCCGTCAGCTGCGGCCATTGCCTATGGTCTTGACAAGATGTACGAGACTTGCGAAGTAAAGACGGTGCTCATTTTTGATTTTGGTGGCGGCACCTTGGATATCTCTGTTATCGATATTGACAATGACATCTTTACGGTCAAGGCCACATCCGGTGACACTCACCTTGGTGGCGAGGATCTCAACAACCGAATGGTGGAACATTTTGTGCAGGATTTCCTTACGAAACACAAGAGTGACATGGGGAACAACCCGAGGGCGCTGATGCGGCTGAGGACAGCATGCGAGAGGGCCAAGAGGATGTTGTCTTCAACGGCACAGACTAAATTTGAGATCGACTCGCTCCACGACGGCATTGATTTCTATGGGAGCATCAGCCGTGCACGGTTCGAGGAGCTCAACATCGACCTATTCCGCAAGTGCATGGACCTTGTGGAGAAGTGTCTTGGCGATGCAAAGATGCATAAGTCGCAGATCCACGACGTTGTGCTCGTCGGGGGATCCACCCATATCCCCAAGGTGCAGCAGTTGCTCCAGGATTTCTTCGATGGGAAGAAGCTGTGCAAGAGAGTCAGTCCTGACGAGGCTGTCGCCCACGGCGCTGCTGTCCAGGCCGCCATCCTCAACGGCGAGTATGACCAGAAGGCGCAGGACTTCCTTCTTCTCGATGTCACACCGTTGTCGCTTGGGGTGCAGATAGTAGGTGGTGTCATGAGCGTGCTGATACCAAGGAACAGCACCATCCCTGTTAAGAGGGATGGGCCTTACACGACAACATACGACAATCAGACCAGCGTGTGCTTCCCGGTGTACGAGGGTGAAGGCGAGTTGACCAAGGACAACAACCGACTTGGCCAGTTCACGCTCAACAATGTCCCTCCAGCGCCGATGGGCATGGCACAGCTCAGAGTGACATATGAAGTCGAAGCCAACGGCGTCATGAAGGTGTCGGCGGAGGACCTGACGACTGGAAACATGAGCAACATCACAATCACCAGCGACAAgggtgggctgagcaaggaggagatcgagcggATGGTGCGTGATGCCGACAAGTACAAATCCGAGGACAAAAAGAAAATGAAGAACGTGAAGAAGGAAGGCGGATGCCCATGA